One window of Amaranthus tricolor cultivar Red isolate AtriRed21 chromosome 13, ASM2621246v1, whole genome shotgun sequence genomic DNA carries:
- the LOC130797949 gene encoding pentatricopeptide repeat-containing protein At4g39952, mitochondrial yields MLKLKPGSFFRRFFTSYLQPSRTSPVNDYIHCHLKSFLSYQFLASQYVLPSHAIIIVSGNNDNVFIASKLISLYASLSRPDLATRVFDSVHCKDPFLWNSIIKAHFSGGNYQEAFDFFLGMRFSNTPPNCFTIPMVASICAELLLLDDGMMIHGMVVKFGIFDENSAVGSSFVYFYSKCGRMKDADKVFHEMHVKDVVAWTALIIGYLQNGNSLKGLECICVMHNTSEDGGKPNNRTLDGGIQACGNIGALAEGKCLHGLAIKNGYGFFNDVQSSLLSMYSKWGTVEESCHLFHEVGYKDVMCWTSIIAAYARVGCVTECLGFFWQMQYTGINPDEIVISCVLSSFSDSNWFREGKALHGLLMRRNYVLNQVVHRALISMYCKCGILSTAEQIFDMLQDRNSETWNLMVFEYGKGGLWKKCVSLFREMLYLRVECDNNSLISVIFSCLQLRAIHLGNSVHCYVIKSQRDCNFSVYNSLIDMYVKYGKLDVAKSIFIRIKKDVVTWNTMISGYAYKGELVQALALFDKMIIEGSNPSSATLVTVLSACSRLACLEKGMKIHNYIRKSGTELNISLTTALIDMYGKCGQLEKARNIFDSMVERDVITWNVMISCYGIHGDAKSAIEVFKHMEESRVRPNELTFLAVLSACSHTGLTEEGKFFFHKMQDYSLTPTLKHYACVVDLLGKSGNLREAEEIVMSMPITPDGGLWGALINACKIHNEVEIGLRIAKHAITADPENDGYYITTSNILDSAGKWEEAEDFRQLMKKKGVNKRLGWSTS; encoded by the coding sequence ATGCTTAAGCTCAAGCCCGGTTCCTTCTTTAGACGATTTTTCACCTCATATCTGCAGCCATCCAGAACTTCACCTGTAAACGACTACATACACTGTCACTTGAAATCCTTTCTCTCTTATCAGTTCTTGGCCTCTCAATATGTTCTTCCATCACATGCTATAATCATTGTTTCCGGAAACAATGACAATGTGTTCATTGCATCAAAGCTCATTTCTTTATATGCTTCGCTTTCAAGGCCTGACTTAGCCACAAGGGTCTTCGATTCTGTTCATTGCAAGGATCCTTTTCTTTGGAATTCTATCATTAAAGCCCATTTTTCTGGTGGAAATTACCAAGAAGCATTCGACTTTTTTCTTGGTATGCGATTTTCCAACACCCCACCAAATTGTTTTACAATTCCAATGGTTGCCTCTATCTGTGCTGAGCTCTTATTATTAGATGATGGGATGATGATTCATGGAATGGTTGTGAAGTTTggaatttttgatgaaaattctGCTGTTGGATCTTCTTTTGTGTACTTCTATTCCAAATGTGGTCGTATGAAGGATGCAGATAAAGTTTTTCATGAAATGCATGTGAAAGATGTGGTTGCTTGGACAGCACTTATAATTGGTTATCTACAAAATGGCAATAGTCTCAAGGGTTTGGAATGCATTTGTGTGATGCATAATACTAGTGAGGATGGTGGAAAACCAAATAATAGGACTCTTGATGGCGGAATTCAAGCCTGTGGGAATATAGGGGCTTTAGCAGAAGGAAAATGCTTGCATGGCTTAGCTATAAAGAACGGATATGGGTTTTTCAATGATGTTCAATCATCACTCTTGTCCATGTACTCGAAATGGGGAACTGTTGAAGAGTCTTGTCATTTGTTTCATGAAGTTGGATATAAGGATGTTATGTGTTGGACGTCAATCATTGCAGCTTATGCCAGGGTGGGGTGTGTAACTGAATGTTTAGGCTTCTTTTGGCAAATGCAATATACTGGAATAAATCCAGACGAAATTGTTATTAGCTGTGTGCTTTCATCCTTCAGTGATTCAAATTGGTTCCGTGAAGGAAAGGCATTGCATGGATTGTTGATGAGAAGAAATTATGTACTGAATCAAGTTGTCCATAGGGCATTAATTTCAATGTACTGTAAATGTGGAATATTATCCACTGCAGAGCAAATCTTTGATATGCTGCAGGATAGGAATTCAGAAACTTGGAACTTGATGGTATTTGAATATGGGAAAGGAGGACTTTGGAAAAAGTGTGTCAGTCTTTTCCGAGAAATGTTATACCTAAGGGTTGAATGTGATAACAATAGCTTAATCTCTGTTATTTTTTCGTGTTTACAGTTGAGAGCAATACATCTTGGAAATTCTGTACATTGCTATGTCATTAAGTCGCAACGTGATTGCAATTTTTCAGTTTACAATTCCCTTATAGATATGTATGTAAAATATGGAAAGTTAGATGTTGCTAAGAGTATatttataagaataaaaaaagatgTTGTAACATGGAATACAATGATTAGTGGGTATGCTTACAAGGGAGAGTTAGTTCAGGCATTAGCACTATTTGacaaaatgataattgaagGATCAAATCCAAGCTCGGCTACATTAGTGACCGTGCTGTCAGCATGCTCACGGTTAGCATGCTTAGAAAAGGGTATGAAAATTCATAACTACATCAGAAAATCGGGAACTGAGTTAAATATCTCACTCACAACTGCATTAATTGACATGTACGGGAAATGTGGACAACTTGAAAAGGCAAGAAATATATTTGATTCCATGGTTGAAAGAGATGTAATCACTTGGAATGTGATGATCTCTTGTTATGGTATTCATGGAGACGCAAAATCAGCAATTGAGGTTTTCAAACATATGGAAGAATCTAGAGTTAGGCCAAATGAACTGACATTTCTTGCTGTTTTGTCGGCTTGTAGTCACACGGGGCTTACTGAAGAGGgaaaatttttctttcataaaaTGCAAGATTACTCTTTAACACCCACTTTGAAGCACTATGCATGTGTAGTTGATCTTCTTGGGAAGTCAGGAAATCTGCGGGAAGCTGAAGAAATTGTCATGTCAATGCCAATCACACCAGATGGTGGTCTTTGGGGGGCCTTGATAAACGCTTGTAAAATTCACAATGAAGTTGAAATTGGATTAAGGATTGCTAAACATGCCATCACTGCAGATCCTGAAAACGATGGATATTATATAACCACGTCAAATATATTGGATTCTGCTGGAAAGTGGGAGGAAGCAGAAGATTTTAGGCAACTAATGAAGAAAAAGGGAGTGAACAAAAGACTTGGTTGGAGCACGTCCTAG